Proteins encoded in a region of the Onychostoma macrolepis isolate SWU-2019 chromosome 20, ASM1243209v1, whole genome shotgun sequence genome:
- the itpkb gene encoding inositol-trisphosphate 3-kinase B — MAAYALNSLIMMNPNNLTNKSSPRTGRPVLPVPSRSTFSPVLGGSGGPFSPGSLSPGSPGKSFVFPTATSSSCQRALSPCRRPESLGVHVGNRVRRLSGSGLEEEQENEERRAAQQLERHKELQNVEVNKKVDLFEAQISAQTHSREAQRSPRISRKTPLNFVPVQLANVSLNPEETLLMQNKDHSTGIPKELQNGKRFSGMEEGLQVSGEEKNGADPNTEEGGPIESTSAGTKSEADSSTDNHSRTSPEANKRSASWTETCLTKEGAEPKQTQAEPDGVSPEVGSIPAVIITDHGMDVSGEGKEPQVSPQPYRALRKLSSSSASSTGFSSSWEESEDDISSDTERSPAFLQTQQKAHKSWKKIKNMVHWSPFVMSFKKKYPWIQLAGHAGNFKAGANGRILKKHCECEQQCLDRLMRDVLKPYVPAYHGDVEKDGERYNQMEDLLADFDLPCVMDCKMGIRTYLEEELTKARKKPSLRADMYQKMIEVDPDAPTAQEHEQKAVTKPRYMQWRETISSTATLGFRIEGIKKEDGTVNRDFKKTKTREQVTEAFQDFVKGNKNILHSYLNRLREIKDTLETSPFFKTHEVIGSSLLFVHDKQEQAKVWMIDFGKTTPLPEGQELSHRATWVEGNREDGYLYGLDHLIDIISNMLNPKPPLE; from the exons ATGGCAGCTTATGCTCTGAACAGCCTGATAATGATGAACCCCAACAACCTGACCAATAAGAGCAGCCCTCGGACAGGAAGACCTGTGCTCCCAGTGCCCAGTCGTTCTACATTTAGCCCGGTGCTGGGGGGCAGCGGAGGTCCCTTTAGCCCCGGCAGCCTGAGCCCTGGGTCACCAGGAAAATCCTTCGTCTTCCCAACAGCTACCAGTTCCAGTTGCCAAAGGGCGCTTTCACCATGTCGACGGCCGGAATCGCTGGGTGTGCATGTGGGAAATCGTGTGCGAAGATTGAGCGGGTCCGGCTTGGAGGAAGAACAGGAGAACGAAGAACGACGTGCTGCTCAGCAACTAGAGCGCCACAAGGAACTGCAGAACGTGGAGGTGAACAAGAAGGTGGACCTGTTTGAAGCCCAAATATCGGCTCAGACTCACAGCCGAGAGGCTCAACGAAGCCCGCGGATTTCCAGGAAAACTCCCCTGAATTTTGTCCCTGTCCAACTTGCCAATGTCTCCTTAAACCCAGAGGAAACACTTCTGATGCAGAACAAGGATCACTCAACGGGGATCCCCAAAGAACTGCAAAATGGAAAGCGCTTCTCCGGCATGGAGGAGGGGCTGCAGGTCAGTGGTGAAGAGAAGAACGGGGCTGACCCAAATACAGAAGAGGGCGGCCCAATTGAGAGCACATCAGCAGGAACTAAGAGCGAAGCTGACAGCTCTACCGACAACCACTCCAGGACTTCACCAGAGGCCAACAAGCGCTCAGCATCTTGGACTGAGACATGTTTAACAAAGGAGGGAGCTGAGCCAAAACAAACCCAGGCAGAGCCCGACGGGGTCAGTCCAGAGGTGGGCTCCATCCCTGCTGTCATTATTACGGACCACGGCATGGATGTCAGTGGGGAGGGCAAGGAGCCCCAGGTTAGTCCTCAGCCTTACAGAGCCCTGAGGAAGCTCTCCTCTTCTTCTGCCTCATCAACGGGATTCTCCTCTTCCTGGGAGGAATCAGAGGACGACATTTCCAGCGACACAGAGCGGTCCCCAGCATTCCTGCAGACACAACAGAAAGCG CATAAATCATGGAAGAAGATCAAGAACATGGTGCACTGGTCACCATTTGTGATGTCCTTCAAGAAGAAATACCCTTGGATACAGTTGGCTGGTCATGCAG GCAATTTCAAGGCAGGGGCCAATGGTCGCATCCTAAAGAAACACTGTGAGTGTGAGCAGCAATGTCTCGATAGGCTGATGAGAGATGTGCTAAAGCCCTACGTTCCTGCTTACCACGGAGATGTAGAAAAGGATGGAGAGAGGTACAATCAGATGGAGGACTTGCTGGCAGACTTTGACCTACCCTGTGTCATGGACTGCAAGATGGGCATCAG GACGTATCTGGAAGAGGAGTTGACGAAAGCCAGGAAGAAGCCAAGCTTGAGAGCCGACATGTACCAAAAGATGATTGAGGTGGACCCCGATGCACCCACGGCACAGGAGCACGAACAGAAAGCAGTCACTAAGCCGCGCTACATGCAGTGGAGGGAAACCATCAGCTCCACCGCCACGCTAGGCTTCCGGATCGAGGGAATCAAG AAAGAGGACGGAACAGTAAACAGGGACTTTAAAAAGACTAAGACCCGAGAACAAGTGACTGAGGCCTTCCAAGACTTTGTCAAAGGAAACAAAAACATCCTG CATTCCTATCTGAACCGACTAAGAGAGATCAAGGACACTTTGGAAACTTCACCGTTTTTCAAAACGCACGAG GTGATTGGCAGTTCCCTACTCTTTGTCCATGACAAACAGGAGCAGGCAAAAGTGTGGATGATAGACTTTGGGAAGACTACTCCGTTGCCGGAGGGGCAGGAGCTGAGCCACAGGGCCACCTGGGTGGAGGGTAACAGAGAAGACGGCTACCTCTACGGCCTAGACCACCTCATAGACATTATTTCCAATATGCTAAATCCTAAACCTCCACTAGAGTAA